A stretch of Coleofasciculaceae cyanobacterium DNA encodes these proteins:
- a CDS encoding photosystem II protein Y — translation MDWRVLIVIAPLAIAASWAIFNIGSAALAQAQKYFNK, via the coding sequence ATGGATTGGCGCGTATTAATAGTAATAGCACCTTTGGCGATCGCTGCTAGTTGGGCCATATTTAACATTGGTAGTGCTGCTTTAGCTCAAGCACAAAAATATTTCAACAAATAA